From Carassius auratus strain Wakin chromosome 1, ASM336829v1, whole genome shotgun sequence, the proteins below share one genomic window:
- the LOC113076133 gene encoding phosphatidylcholine:ceramide cholinephosphotransferase 2-like — protein MASSDHQGNKDPTDTSRPDGTPSPGTSCPVHSHAAEEAKQNGLRKALVRHRDYVKISVPEGKGNRLPSEWWKTFIALFYAVLNLVLTTVMITVVHERVPPKESSPPLPDKFFDYIDRVQWAFTVTEVNGMVLVSIWSVQLLFHRYKAIIARRYFFLLGTLYMYRCITMYVTTLPVPGMHMVCAPKLQGDSQAKLQRVLQLLSGGGLSITGSHLLCGDFLYSGHTVILTLTYLFLKEYSPRSFWWYHLLCWLTAAVGAVCILVAHEHYSVDVVVAYFITTRLFYWYHTMANLQTLKCSPNNYLTHTWWNPVFNFFERNVQTHVPCSFCWPITWPPACLKNPCKKYSMVQSGREE, from the exons ATGGCATCGTCAGACCACCAAGGAAACAAGGACCCCACAGACACCTCCCGACCAGATGGAACGCCGTCCCCTGGTACATCTTGCCCCGTCCACAGCCACGCTGCTGAAGAAGCAAAGCAGAATGGCTTGAGGAAAGCCCTGGTCAGACATCGAGACTACGTCAAAATCTCAGTGCCTGAAGGAAAGGGCAACCGTTTGCCCTCAGAATGGTGGAAGACGTTCATCGCTTTGTTTTATGCTGTTTTGAACCTGGTTTTGACCACGGTTATGATCACAGTGGTTCATGAGAGAGTACCACCCAAGGAGAGCAGCCCACCTCTGCCGGATAAGTTCTTTGACTATATAGACCGCGTGCAGTGGGCATTTACAGTGACTGAGGTCAATGGAATGGTTCTGGTGTCTATATGGTCCGTTCAATTGCTCTTTCACAGATACAA GGCTATTATAGCAAGACGATATTTCTTCCTTCTGGGCACATTGTACATGTACAGATGCATAACCATGTACGTCACCACTCTACCCGTGCCTGGCATGCACATGGTCTGTGCACCAAAG CTCCAAGGAGATTCCCAGGCCAAGCTGCAGCGTGTTCTGCAGTTGCTCTCCGGCGGTGGATTATCAATCACCGGATCTCATCTGTTGTGCGGCGACTTCCTGTACAGCGGCCACACAGTCATTCTCACGCTCACGTACCTCTTCCTCAAGGAGT ATTCTCCTCGTTCTTTCTGGTGGTACCATCTTCTGTGTTGGCTAACGGCTGCCGTGGGTGCCGTGTGTATCCTGGTGGCCCATGAGCACTACAGTGTGGACGTGGTGGTGGCGTATTTCATCACCACCCGACTGTTCTACTGGTATCACACTATGGCTAATCTGCAG ACGTTAAAGTGTTCGCCGAACAACTACCTCACTCACACCTGGTGGAACCCCGTTTTTAACTTCTTTGAGAGGAACGTTCAGACCCATGTGCCCTGTTCTTTCTGCTGGCCGATCACATGGCCGCCTGCCTGTCTGAAGAACCCCTGTAAGAAATATTCCATGGTGCAGAGCGGCCGGGAGGAGTGA